Proteins encoded together in one Lathyrus oleraceus cultivar Zhongwan6 chromosome 5, CAAS_Psat_ZW6_1.0, whole genome shotgun sequence window:
- the LOC127081664 gene encoding uncharacterized protein LOC127081664, whose translation MTETNSHSQTSDDTSSASQANPPQAAKLNFHSAFAINNVKTIISLTLENDSNLYLSWFALFKVQARVHNVLDHIIPSSDTQAIQASADLKANDSELWNQLDAVVLQWMYATVSQDILQSILVVDDTAEECWKRIAAMFHDNKHSHAVQLENQLSNTNLEDFPSTKAYCNRLKTLSDQLANVDSSVTNTRMVLKMISGLTDAYAGFVTYIQQ comes from the coding sequence ATGACAGAAACAAACTCCCATTCCCAAACTTCTGATGACACTTCATCAGCCTCTCAAGCCAACCCTCCTCAGGCGGCGAAACTCAACTTCCACTCCGCCTTCGCCATCAACAACGTCAAAACCATAATTTCGCTGACGTTGGAAAATGATTCTAATCTCTACCTCTCATGGTTTGCCCTCTTCAAGGTGCAAGCACGTGTTCACAACGTACTTGATCACATCATCCCGTCATCGGATACACAGGCCATACAAGCATCAGCAGACCTTAAGGCTAATGATTCTGAACTTTGGAATCAGCTTGATGCGGTGGTACTGCAATGGATGTATGCAACCGTCTCGCAGGATATTCTCCAATCAATCCTCGTCGTCGATGACACTGCCGAAGAATGCTGGAAGCGCATCGCCGCTATGTTTCATGATAACAAGCATTCACATGCTGTACAATTAGAAAATCAACTCAGCAACACAAACCTGGAAGATTTTCCATCGACAAAAGCGTATTGCAACCGCCTCAAAACTCTATCTGATCAACTTGCCAACGTCGACTCTTCAGTCACTAACACACGAATGGTGCTTAAAATGATATCCGGTCTCACTGATGCATACGCTGGGTTTGTCACCTATATACAACAATAA